In Solanum lycopersicum chromosome 3, SLM_r2.1, the genomic stretch TAAAgacaaaaacactaggtgattcttctCATTTTATCCTAGCCTTGACGGACAAAGTTACCTACTACCTGTTGCTGCTGGTGGAAGGTGGCAGGTATCCCATGAAATTGGTTGAGCTGCGTGAAAGCTAGCCCGGACACCACGTCATAAAAAAAATGGCTGGGTAAGGGAATTCAAGGTTCACAACCAGAATATCTTAGAAGTCCCATACTTTCTGATAGCTGCCAACACTCTTGTTTTGTGCGATGCTGAGGAAAAACAAATCAATAACTTGAGTTTGAGTATTAGTGATTTTTCAGGGATTTTCTGGATAACCACTAACTGGAGAAAAAATCACTTATTTCCAGTCAATATGGTTCCAACTGCTATGATTTAGCTTGAGCTTTAGGTAACCAGGCATGTAGGCTGCCTACCATTTGCTTGGTTTAGCAGTGGGAGCAGTATATAGACCTGATAGCATATTATAAAGGGTCTTGAAAAAATGCGAGAAAAGACTAGCAATTTGGAAGAAgcaatatttttgtgttttggaGGTAGAATGGTGCTGATCGATAGTGTTTTAGATTCTTTCCCAACTTATATTATGTCTTTATTTTTCCATGCCATTTAAGATTGAGAAGAGAATTTGCATAAGAAACTTTTTTGTGCAAGGAAGTAAGGAGAAGAAATCATTTAATCTGGTAAGATGGAACACACTAATTATAAACAAGAAGGATGGAGGAATGGGGAGGTTAACAAAATAGAAGGGTTGCTCATGAAATGACTATGGATATTAACACAGAGGTGGAAGCTCAGAGGGTTGGGTAAGCAGTAATAAATATGGAATTGAGGGACATGGTGCACTACGAAGTCAGAAGTAGTCATGGAGTATCCATATGGAAATGTATCATATATTTACAGCTTGGTTTCTTGAGCAAGACAGCAGTGGAAAATGGAAGGAACACCTCTTTTTGGGGAAATTGGTTTGGGCATGGCCCCTTGGAGGCTTATTTCCAGGTTTACTTACTTTGGCTACTAGGTCTACATCAATATTGGCAGATTTCAGATTTCAATTATTGGGAACTGTCTAGAGCTGCTCAATTTCTTAGGTTACTAGATTCCTTTCAATAAGTCGCAGATTCAGAAGATAATTTGAAAAGGAAGCTAAATAGCGAAGGATAATTTACTGTTAAGTCATGTTATAGATCTCTTACAAGGATGGAATGCCAGCTTGAACCTTGGCCATGGAAACAATCATGGAAATCAAAAGCAGCATAACTTTCCAAAGAGAGGAGCAATACTTGCAGCAGATGTTTCTTATGGTGAAAACAAGTTGAGTTTGTCGGCCATTTATTTTTGCAGTGTTCTAATCATTgttcaaaattgaaatatctttttaatGCAATTGGCATGCCGTGGGTTATGGGCTTATGGCAAGGATACCACTGAACTGTTGAAGTTTTGGAACAGAATAGGGCTTCCAAGAAAGAAGAATCAGTGGAATAGGGTACTTGCTGCATCTAGTCGATGGTTTGAGTTGAAAGAACAGAATATATTTCAAGTACTCACTAAACAACACTCAGAAGTGCAAATCAAATTGTATggttttgttttgttgttagtGCAGAATGGAACATGTAGAGGAGGCTGAATTTAGTCTTGATTTGTTAGAATCACTACAGGCCCAGTCAGGGGTATACTTCTGTTGGatgtattattactattatattctTTTGTACAATTACCATTGCACATTCTTAGGTGCtgattcattataaaatatctaattcttaccttctcaaaataaaaatgattctgGTATTTGAACATAGAAGCataatttgtaattttgtttggttaaaaataatttggaaaaaCTTAAGTCAAAGCAAAACTATGGTAGTTCTGAAATAGTATTAGGGACAGTCCTTTTGGAGCTgacataatatatatgaaataaatgcTCAGTCGTGCATATAACTTTTCAGCAATTGGATGTTTGTTTACTAATTTATTCCTCTTGTGAAGCCAACGGAACAAAGAACCAGAAATAGTTAAAAGTCTAGTCAGTTATTTGAGGCTAAGCAAAGTTGAATAAGTGCTAACGCCAAAGGGAACATATTTGAGCTCAATCAGATTCTTTTGGTATTTAGAAGCAGCTGAGAGAACTTGATGAAGCTTGGgattcttcttttgttttcatctcctatttcattaatttttccaAGCTAATCCAGAAACATCACCTGGGACAAGGCCAAAACGGAAAAGGCAGATAGCAGGGATAGATCAGGAAGAATTACAAGATCCAGCTATTCTAGCAGACCCTGATAGTTGTTTTTGTGAGTTTAAAGGAGTACAAATACACCATAAGGTATATGATGCAGAATCAGTTGCTACAAACCTGTCAGAAGAAGGAACTAGTTCTCAACCTCCTCATGCTAATAAAAGAGTGAattttcctatgattttattACATGGCTTTGGTGCCTCTATTTTTTCATGGAATCGAGCTATGAAGCCCTTGGCTCAAATCACTGGGAAAAAAGTTCTGGCCTTTGACAGACCAGCCTTTGGGTTGACGGCAAGGCTAAATCATGCGAACCATTCATCTCAGGGAAGTGAAGACACAAGACCTTTTAATCCATACTCCATGATATTCTCTGTGTTGGCCACTCTATACTTCATTGAGTTCTTAGCAGCTGAGAAGGCAATTCTAGTGGGGTAAGTTCTATTCAAAGTCTACTATGATTTTTCTTGGATGACAAGATCTGAATTCTAATATTTCCATTATGAACAGTTAtagatttatatattttgacttATCTAAAAAAGGAAGTGGCTTGATTTAGCTTTGAAATTATTGCAGTAAAATATCattgttatagttatatttTAGTTTCACTATGCGAAGACAACGATCTATCGCTACCccaataataaaagaaatgtgaAATAACAGAAATGGTGAAAATAAATTTTCGATGAAAATCAGATGTGTGTTTCCAAATGAATGATTGACCTACTCTAGGATGAACTTTTAGGCGATAAGAATTTAATGGTCATATTCAGTTATGTACGTTACCTCTTATTCTTCtatatcttaaataaaataacctATCAGCATTGTACTGTTTCTGGATTGACTGATTAGATTTCTGTTCCTAATTATTTACTGCAAACAGTAGAAAGTGTCTTTATTTGGTCAAGATGAAGTAGATATGTAATTCCCTATGAGAGGATAATGTGCTTCAACTTGTTCTTTGTTGTAGTATTGCCCTCCTTCCCTTTGCTCTTCCTATTTGCTTTATCAAAGATGTCACTTTTAATCAGTAACTAATGAGATATACCAGACACTCAGCTGGTTCCATTGTAGCAGTTGAAGCATATTTTGAAGCACCTGAGCGAGTTGCTGCCCTGATACTTGTTGCCCCTGCAATTGTAGCACCCCTGAATTTAGGGCATGTAACGAAAGACAATTCAAGTGGAAAAAGTAACCAGACTGAAGGCAAGGAATTGGAAGTGAACTCTAAAGGGAATTGGTTTACCTCGGTTTTTAGCATTTTGTCAAAGGTATCCCAATATCTTGGACAGGCAATGATGCGTTTGGTGAAAGGGATCGGAGACATGATAAACTCTTTATATAGGAAAGCTTTATCTGCATTCTTGCGTTCTACCATTGGTATTATGTTGGTATGTACTCTATTTTGGATCTTCTAATCTATTTATTGAACCTAATTTTCCTTTCTGAAAATTTACATTGTGCAGCCTTGTGAAATTGAAATTACGTCTATACTTTATGATTTCCAATATTTGAAAATTGGTTTTTGAGTGAGATATCCTCCCGGACATTCTTGAAGAAGTTAAACAAGAGGGTGAGATGAGTTATATGTGTAGTGCAAGTCCATGGAACATGTCAGCTGCTGTTGTCTTAGCAGCTCTATTACTTCTTTGACCTTTCTGACATTTATTTGAGGAtagatttgatatatttatgttCTTATTAGTCATTTGCAACATAtgcaaaatgagaaaaatactTGATTACCACTCTATAAAACTTGATTAAATGGGTACAAAAATGACTACCATTTTCTTTCAGGTAAGGATGATAATTGATAAGTTTGGCTTAGCTGCTGTTAGAAATGCTTGGTATGATCCTAAACAAGTTGATGATCATGTCTTGCAAGGCTATACAAAGGTGATTCCTTGGCAGCTAGTTGTTTCCAACTAAATGATGTGTTTGGTTTCTTCTTTTGGGCTTGTATTTGATTTTTCAGGTGTGCAACCTGGTTTCATTGTGCATTGTTGTCATGTTTACTCTTTTAATATATGCAGCCTCTCAGAGTAAAAGATTGGGATAGGGCTCTGGTGGAGTATACCGTGGCTATGCTTACAGATTCTGCGTCTGAATCAAAACCACCACTGTCGAAGAGACTAAGTGAAATCTCATGTCCTGGTTAGAAAATCATCTATGTGGCATcaaattgaattgatattgataaCTAAAAGAAAACATTTGATTTCAAAATCATTAATAGAAAAGCAAGCAAATCTCATGTGAATATGAAGTACTGAAAAAACAGTTATGCTATATAACCAACAGCTCTTGACTACCAAATAACCTTTGATTGCACCATTCTTTTCTAGGCTACTCCCTTGTATGGGAAAGTTCTGTCATGATCCTTTTACATTCTTGGATTTGTGATGATGCTATGTTCTAAGAACATATTATCGTAATGTTGCATGATAAACAATAGACTCCAGTTGCCAGTGTTATCAAAGCCGCACTTTAAGCGCGCTTAAGCCTTGAAGCGAGGCTCAAAACATGTTGATAGCTTCGTCTCGCTTTATATGCGCTTCAGTGTCGTCATCAAGGTTCTAGAGGAAATGTTTTCCTTGCCAATGAGCCTCTTATGAAAAAGTGAAACTAAATAATGATATTTcagtttatcattttttttttcaatttctttgatcatatatttgtcatttatgtgtataattattagtcttggactAATCATATATATCTGTATTTTATTTCTCCCTTTGCGCCTTTATTCATTAAAGACCCCCAGACCTTAGAGCTTTTTTGTGCTTTtcgcctttgataacactgtTGCACAGTGAATACACAAAGTTCCTAATGCTGTTTTTTTCTCTCAGTTCTGATTATCACTGGTGACGGCGACCGGCTTGTTCCGTCATGGAACTCTGAAAGACTTTCACAGTCCATTCCTGGATCTTGTCTTGAAATAATCAAGAATTGTGGCCACTTGCCCCATGAAGAGAAGGTTGACGAATTTGTATCCATTGTTGACAGATTCCTTGAAAGAGCTTTTGGGGTGCAGAAAGAGTCTCATCTGCAACCAGCAACTTGAGATTGATACTTTTTCCAGTTCAACGTGACCTCTAGGATTGATATCAATTGGTGAGCATTCAGTTTGACACTT encodes the following:
- the LOC101249441 gene encoding uncharacterized protein; amino-acid sequence: MSTCVLHVLPACLASPQLQLQTRRKLLNLHSIRQKPFFRSLQIVPSASSSSSTSFSPAEYPETSPGTRPKRKRQIAGIDQEELQDPAILADPDSCFCEFKGVQIHHKVYDAESVATNLSEEGTSSQPPHANKRVNFPMILLHGFGASIFSWNRAMKPLAQITGKKVLAFDRPAFGLTARLNHANHSSQGSEDTRPFNPYSMIFSVLATLYFIEFLAAEKAILVGHSAGSIVAVEAYFEAPERVAALILVAPAIVAPLNLGHVTKDNSSGKSNQTEGKELEVNSKGNWFTSVFSILSKVSQYLGQAMMRLVKGIGDMINSLYRKALSAFLRSTIGIMLVRMIIDKFGLAAVRNAWYDPKQVDDHVLQGYTKPLRVKDWDRALVEYTVAMLTDSASESKPPLSKRLSEISCPVLIITGDGDRLVPSWNSERLSQSIPGSCLEIIKNCGHLPHEEKVDEFVSIVDRFLERAFGVQKESHLQPAT